One Meriones unguiculatus strain TT.TT164.6M chromosome 5, Bangor_MerUng_6.1, whole genome shotgun sequence DNA segment encodes these proteins:
- the LOC132654037 gene encoding vomeronasal type-1 receptor 54-like has product MNKINKLSGNTKVRNTIYAGAGIGLSGNSFLLLFHILMFIRGQRPRLTDLPISLLALIHILMLLVVSLVASDIFMPGKRWSDSTCKFVMFLYRSFRSLSLCATSLLSILQAITLSPRSSRLAKFKCKSPQHMLGCLLFLSIFYSSISSPLITYITATPNLTSSGFTYLSQSCCIVPMSYSVHHTFFILLTSRDVIFVGLMTLSSGYMVIFLCRHKNQSQLLHSASLSLRPSAEQRATRTILCLMSFFMVMYTLDSVISYLRSIDDDLILFCVHILTVHGYATVSPFLVLSTEKHISNIFRSIVWKDVKHHITQV; this is encoded by the coding sequence atgaacaaaatcaacaaactgtcaggtaacaccaaggtaagaaacaccatttatgctggagctgggattgggctctcaggcaacagcttccttcttctcttccacatcctcatgtttattcgtgggcagaggcccagactcactgatctgcccatcagtctcttggccctaatccacatactgatgctgctagtcgtgagtttagtagcttcagacatttttatgccagggaagagatggagtgactccacatgcaaatttgttatgttcttgtacaggtcttttaggagcctctctctttgtgccactagcctgctcagcatcctccaggccatcaccctcagtcccagaagttcccgtctagcaaaattcaaatgtaaatctccacagcacatgctaggttgccttcttttcctgagtatcttttattcatccattagcagTCCCCTTATAACATACATAACTGCAACGCCTAATCTGACTTCATCTGGTTTTACATACCTCAGTCAATCTTGCTGTATTGTGCCCATGAGCTACtctgtccatcacacattttttatattgttgacctccagggatgtcatctttgtaggtcttatgaccctctccagtgggtacatggtgattTTCCTATGCAGACATAAGaaccagtcccagcttctccacagtgccagcctttccctcagaccatctgcagaacaaagagccacacggaccatcctgtgcctcatgagtttctttatggtgatgtacaccttggacagcgtcatctcctacctaagaagtatagatgatgatctgattttgttttgtgtccatattctcacagtccatggctatgccacagtcagcccatttttggttctcagtactgaaaagcACATAAGTAACATTTTTAGATCCATTGTATGGAAGGATGTTAAACATCATATTACTCAGGTATAG